A single Vespula vulgaris chromosome 3, iyVesVulg1.1, whole genome shotgun sequence DNA region contains:
- the LOC127062810 gene encoding ATPase family AAA domain-containing protein 2-like isoform X2 — protein MKIMSDNDATLDSMDTEEDIFNPHSDSVRRAKSLRTLRSHSHSTSPHMTRNNLSVRRSTRNRMQTYDNLNTSWILGTQTLKGYPMFQQHGSSSDKEMVDEVPDRKRDSRDRMPLRSRENHPPNKNSSRHIRDRPDHDHQSSRELRGRSDRDLREKSEQEKDIREHKDRQGREKPDREHKDKLETRSKSEVRTSNEEKDTRTSKSNSPCRLREGPVTRLCGNSLDKTVKTKVEQDEAEDSSHESEKQENNDNSENEDGYEDMYTRIKRTKRTTQRQLPRGKKITVVDSDLSESSDSPGPRKYSLRQKKPTVDRFQANVEPVRRSIKALRSVLSNSMRRRKHRSKSTSSSDSSDSEPQRYDKKKGKKARQSAIPQGGPPDRKADINPITLDTNIRFSDVGGLESHIHCLKEMVVFPMMYPEVFERYHITPPKGVLFHGPPGTGKTLIARALANECSQGSRKMAFFMRKGADCLSKWVGESERQLRLLFEQAQQMKPSIIFFDEIDGLAPVRSTKQDQIHASIVSTLLALMDGLSDRGEVIVIGATNRIDAIDPALRRPGRFDRELFFPLPAMKERLEILKIHVNKWENPPTEQLLEILAEKATGYCGSDLRALCTEAVLQGLRRTYPQIYMTSNRLLLDPRQVEVKKQDFMQASSTLIPSSQRVTPCAGRKLQPFMEPLLGPPLEELIGLVKGIFPQGVNPAMAKVKVTKGIHRPRLLVSGGNLSKGQGPHLAQALLHHMEHLPVQTLDVSTLFAESARSPEETCVQVFNEATRNVPSIIYIRSIDQWWPLVPETVKAVFLCRIAALDTSLPILILATSDETYQDLPMQLKNLFSELRGEVYTLKIPNSEQRSKFFKPIFMIQSLRQPQIKDNKVQVLKELPLAPDPMPKKLSDEEKKMLYEKEEVSLRELRIFLREICAKLARNRQFFMFTKPVDTEEVPDYNMIIKQPMDLETMMTKIDMHCYLCARDFLDDIDLICRNALEYNPDRDPADKLIRHRACSLRDNAYALIKAELDSDFEDKCREISKNRKIIETDHKNETQTKVTKTELTLPNEKNEKKDSELVNNTLSVNGKRFSHSRKRKIPAWARGYVKKVQKKKKISFDDNIPEVNNKVCLTNETSVGIDLEKFQEFETEANSVLNGHVPLFDNTDSENDSQNENSKDIQLNHNDNIVEQRIDDLENTEICFIEDDKNIGNDVSSSSSRRESLDELSFAIESDSSPSKVDENDKVIIDKNELETAWLHTVKVTKDFPVEVLCDIYVQLSRCVGRYAHHYDRKSLPKDLLKELERFEEYKTSLYEKAQHNVSQLNTQ, from the exons ATGAAG atAATGTCAGATAATGATGCCACCTTGGATTCAATGGATACCGAGGAAGATATATTTAACCCCCATAGTGATTCTGTTAGAAGAGCTAAGTCATTGCGTACTTTACGTTCGCATTCACATAGTACTAGCCCACATATGACTAGGAATAACTTAAGTGTACGACGTAGTACTCGTAATAGAATGCAAACCTACGACAACCTCAATACTAGTTGGATTTTAG GAACGCAAACGTTGAAAGGATATCCTATGTTTCAACAACATGGATCTTCATCTGATAAGGAAATGGTAGATGAAGTACCTGATCGGAAGCGTGATTCGCGTGATCGTATGCCTCTAAGATCACGTGAAAATCATCCTCCTAACAAAAATTCAAGCAGACATATTAGAGATAGACCTGATCATGATCATCAAAGTAGTAGAGAACTTAGGGGACGATCTGATCGTGATCTTAGAGAAAAGTCggaacaagagaaagatattagaGAACATAAAGATAGACAAGGACGAGAAAAGCCAGATAGAGAACATAAGGATAAATTAGAAACAAGAAGTAAATCTGAAGTAAGAACATCAAATGAAGAAAAGGATACAAG gACAAGTAAATCTAATAGTCCATGTAGGCTTAGAGAAGGACCTGTGACTAGGCTGTGTGGAAATTCTTTAGATAAAACTGTAAAAACGAAAGTAGAACAGGATGAAGCAGAAGATAGCTCGCATGAGAgtgaaaaacaagaaaataatgataattctGAGAATGAAGat GGATATGAAGACATGTATACTCGTATTAAGCGTACTAAAAGAACTACCCAACGACAATTACCAAGGGGTAAGAAGATTACAG TTGTAGATAGTGATTTAAGTGAATCATCAGATTCTCCTGGTCCTAGAAAATACAGTTTACGTCAAAAAAAGCCAACTGTAGATAGATTTCAAGCTAATGTTGAGCCAGTTAGACGATCAATAAAAGCTCTCAGGAGTGTGCTTAGCAATTCTATGAGAAGACGAAAGCACAGAAGCAAAAGTACAAGTTCAAGTGATTCTAGTGATTCGGAACCGCAAcgatatgataaaaagaaaggaaaaaaagcaag GCAATCAGCAATACCCCAAGGCGGTCCTCCAGATCGTAAAGCAGATATAAATCCTATTACACTAGATACAAATATTAGGTTCAGTGATGTTGGTGGCTTAGAATCACATATCCACTGCCTTAAAGAAATGGTTGTTTTTCCTATGATGTATCCGGAAGTGTTTGAAAGATATCATATCACACCTCCAAAAGGTGTTCTCTTTCATGGCCCACCgg GAACTGGAAAAACATTAATAGCTAGAGCATTAGCAAATGAATGTAGTCAGGGTAGTAGAAAAATGGCCTTTTTTATGAGAAAAGGAGCAGATTGTTTGTCAAAATGGGTTGGTGAATCAGAACGGCAATTGAGATTGTTGTTTGAGCAGGCTCAACAAATGAAACCGtccattatatttttcgatgaaattgaTGGTCTTGCACCTGTCAGAAGTACCAAGCAAGATCAAATTCATGCTAGCATCGTATCTACCCTTTTAGCACTTATGGATGGTCTTAGTGACAGAGGAGAG gTTATAGTAATTGGCGCAACAAATAGAATAGATGCAATTGATCCTGCATTACGAAGACCTGGTCGTTTTGATCGTgaattattctttcctttgcctgcaatgaaagaaagattagaaattttaaagATTCATGTTAATAAATGGGAAAATCCACCAACTGAACAATTGTTAGAAATATTAGCCGAAAAGGCAACTGGTTATTGCGGTTCGGATTTAAGAGCTTTATGTACCGAAGCAGTACTACAAGGATTAAGAAGAACATATCCACAAATTTACATGACCAGCAATAGATTGCTTTTGGATCCTCGACAAGTAGAA gtaaaaaaacaagattttaTGCAGGCTAGTTCTACTCTAATTCCATCATCACAGAGAGTAACTCCTTGTGCAGGTAGAAAATTGCAGCCTTTTATGGAGCCTCTATTAGGTCCTCCATTAGAAGAATTGATTGGTTTAGTAAAAGGAATATTTCCTCAAGGTGTCAATCCTGCTATGGCAAa agTGAAAGTTACTAAAGGAATACATCGTCCAAGGTTATTAGTTTCTGGTGGTAATTTGTCTAAAGGTCAAGGACCTCATTTAGCACAGGCTCTGCTACATCATATGGAACATTTACCAGTACAAACATTAGATGTTAGTACACTTTTTGCAGAGAGTGCACGATCTCCAGAAGAAACCTGTGTGCAG gtGTTTAATGAAGCTACCAGAAATGTACCgtccattatttatatacgttcgATTGATCAATGGTGGCCATTAGTTCCAGAGACTGTAAAAGCTGTTTTTTTGTGTCGTATTGCAGCGCTTGATACTTCATTGCCTATATTAATTCTTGCAACTAGTGACGAAACATATCAAGATCTTCCTatgcaattaaaaaatcttttcagtGAACTCCGTGGCGAAGTATATACTTTGAAAATTCCAAATTCGGAACAAagatcgaaatttttcaaaccTATATTTATGATTCAAAGTTTAAGACAACCACAAATTAAAGATAACAAAGTTCAAGTATTAAAGGAACTTCCTTTGGCTCCAGATCCAATGCCAAAGAAGTTAtccgacgaagagaaaaagatgttgtatgaaaaagaagaagtatcTTTAAGAGAACTTAGAATTTTCTTGAGAGAAATATGTGCCAAACTTGCTAGGAATCGACA atttttTATGTTCACCAAACCAGTAGATACCGAAGAAGTACCCgattataatatgataataaagcAACCTATGGATTTAGAAACTATGATGACTAAAATTGATATGCATTGTTATCTATGCGCTCGAGATTTTCTGGATGATATTGATCTTATTTGTAGAAATGCATTGGAATATAATCCAGATAG GGATCCAGCGGATAAATTGATTAGACACCGTGCCTGTTCTCTTCGTGATAATGCATATGCATTGATAAAGGCTGAATTGGATTCTGATTTTGAAGATAAATGTcgtgaaatatctaaaaatcgtaaaattattgaaacCGATCATAAAAACGAAACGCAAACTAAAGTTACAAAAACAGAACTTACATTGCCaaatgagaaaaatgagaaaaaagattcggAGTTAGTAAACAATACATTGTCTGTGAACGGGAAAAGATTTAGTCATTCCAGAAAACGCAAGATTCCTGCTTGGGCCAGAGGTTACGTAAAGAAggtgcaaaagaaaaagaaaattagctTTGACGATAATATACCTGAAGTAAACAACAAGGTGTGTCTAACTAATGAAACCTCAGTTGGTATAGATCTAGAGAAATTTCAAGAATTTGAAACAGAAGCAAATAGTGTTTTAAATGGTCATGTGCCATTATTTGATAACACTGATTCTGAGAATGATTCACAAAACGAAAACTCCAAGGATATACAATTAAATCACAATGACAATATAGTAGAACAGCGAATTGATGATCTTGAAAATACGGAAATATGTTTCATAGAAGATGATAAGAATATTGGAAATGATGTTTCAAGTTCATCATCCAGACGAGAAAGTTTAGATGAATTGTCATTTGCAATTGAGAGTGATTCTAGTCCATCAAAAGTTGATGAAAACGATAaagttattatcgataaaaatgaactTGAAACTGCATGGTTGCACACTGTAAAAGTTACAAAGGATTTTCCTGTGGAGGTATTGTGTGACATTTATGTGCAATTAAGTAGGTGTGTAGGAAGATACGCGCATCATTATGATAGAAAATCACTGCCAAag GACTTACTCAAGGAACTGGAAAGATTTGAAGAGTACAAGACAAGTTTGTATGAGAAAGCACAACATAATGTTAGTCAACTAAATACACAGTAG
- the LOC127062810 gene encoding ATPase family AAA domain-containing protein 2-like isoform X1 — MKIMSDNDATLDSMDTEEDIFNPHSDSVRRAKSLRTLRSHSHSTSPHMTRNNLSVRRSTRNRMQTYDNLNTSWILGTQTLKGYPMFQQHGSSSDKEMVDEVPDRKRDSRDRMPLRSRENHPPNKNSSRHIRDRPDHDHQSSRELRGRSDRDLREKSEQEKDIREHKDRQGREKPDREHKDKLETRSKSEVRTSNEEKDTRTSKSNSPCRLREGPVTRLCGNSLDKTVKTKVEQDEAEDSSHESEKQENNDNSENEDGYEDMYTRIKRTKRTTQRQLPRGKKITVVDSDLSESSDSPGPRKYSLRQKKPTVDRFQANVEPVRRSIKALRSVLSNSMRRRKHRSKSTSSSDSSDSEPQRYDKKKGKKARQSAIPQGGPPDRKADINPITLDTNIRFSDVGGLESHIHCLKEMVVFPMMYPEVFERYHITPPKGVLFHGPPGTGKTLIARALANECSQGSRKMAFFMRKGADCLSKWVGESERQLRLLFEQAQQMKPSIIFFDEIDGLAPVRSTKQDQIHASIVSTLLALMDGLSDRGEVIVIGATNRIDAIDPALRRPGRFDRELFFPLPAMKERLEILKIHVNKWENPPTEQLLEILAEKATGYCGSDLRALCTEAVLQGLRRTYPQIYMTSNRLLLDPRQVEVKKQDFMQASSTLIPSSQRVTPCAGRKLQPFMEPLLGPPLEELIGLVKGIFPQGVNPAMAKVKVTKGIHRPRLLVSGGNLSKGQGPHLAQALLHHMEHLPVQTLDVSTLFAESARSPEETCVQVFNEATRNVPSIIYIRSIDQWWPLVPETVKAVFLCRIAALDTSLPILILATSDETYQDLPMQLKNLFSELRGEVYTLKIPNSEQRSKFFKPIFMIQSLRQPQIKDNKVQVLKELPLAPDPMPKKLSDEEKKMLYEKEEVSLRELRIFLREICAKLARNRQFFMFTKPVDTEEVPDYNMIIKQPMDLETMMTKIDMHCYLCARDFLDDIDLICRNALEYNPDSLRDRPSLGILKRDPADKLIRHRACSLRDNAYALIKAELDSDFEDKCREISKNRKIIETDHKNETQTKVTKTELTLPNEKNEKKDSELVNNTLSVNGKRFSHSRKRKIPAWARGYVKKVQKKKKISFDDNIPEVNNKVCLTNETSVGIDLEKFQEFETEANSVLNGHVPLFDNTDSENDSQNENSKDIQLNHNDNIVEQRIDDLENTEICFIEDDKNIGNDVSSSSSRRESLDELSFAIESDSSPSKVDENDKVIIDKNELETAWLHTVKVTKDFPVEVLCDIYVQLSRCVGRYAHHYDRKSLPKDLLKELERFEEYKTSLYEKAQHNVSQLNTQ, encoded by the exons ATGAAG atAATGTCAGATAATGATGCCACCTTGGATTCAATGGATACCGAGGAAGATATATTTAACCCCCATAGTGATTCTGTTAGAAGAGCTAAGTCATTGCGTACTTTACGTTCGCATTCACATAGTACTAGCCCACATATGACTAGGAATAACTTAAGTGTACGACGTAGTACTCGTAATAGAATGCAAACCTACGACAACCTCAATACTAGTTGGATTTTAG GAACGCAAACGTTGAAAGGATATCCTATGTTTCAACAACATGGATCTTCATCTGATAAGGAAATGGTAGATGAAGTACCTGATCGGAAGCGTGATTCGCGTGATCGTATGCCTCTAAGATCACGTGAAAATCATCCTCCTAACAAAAATTCAAGCAGACATATTAGAGATAGACCTGATCATGATCATCAAAGTAGTAGAGAACTTAGGGGACGATCTGATCGTGATCTTAGAGAAAAGTCggaacaagagaaagatattagaGAACATAAAGATAGACAAGGACGAGAAAAGCCAGATAGAGAACATAAGGATAAATTAGAAACAAGAAGTAAATCTGAAGTAAGAACATCAAATGAAGAAAAGGATACAAG gACAAGTAAATCTAATAGTCCATGTAGGCTTAGAGAAGGACCTGTGACTAGGCTGTGTGGAAATTCTTTAGATAAAACTGTAAAAACGAAAGTAGAACAGGATGAAGCAGAAGATAGCTCGCATGAGAgtgaaaaacaagaaaataatgataattctGAGAATGAAGat GGATATGAAGACATGTATACTCGTATTAAGCGTACTAAAAGAACTACCCAACGACAATTACCAAGGGGTAAGAAGATTACAG TTGTAGATAGTGATTTAAGTGAATCATCAGATTCTCCTGGTCCTAGAAAATACAGTTTACGTCAAAAAAAGCCAACTGTAGATAGATTTCAAGCTAATGTTGAGCCAGTTAGACGATCAATAAAAGCTCTCAGGAGTGTGCTTAGCAATTCTATGAGAAGACGAAAGCACAGAAGCAAAAGTACAAGTTCAAGTGATTCTAGTGATTCGGAACCGCAAcgatatgataaaaagaaaggaaaaaaagcaag GCAATCAGCAATACCCCAAGGCGGTCCTCCAGATCGTAAAGCAGATATAAATCCTATTACACTAGATACAAATATTAGGTTCAGTGATGTTGGTGGCTTAGAATCACATATCCACTGCCTTAAAGAAATGGTTGTTTTTCCTATGATGTATCCGGAAGTGTTTGAAAGATATCATATCACACCTCCAAAAGGTGTTCTCTTTCATGGCCCACCgg GAACTGGAAAAACATTAATAGCTAGAGCATTAGCAAATGAATGTAGTCAGGGTAGTAGAAAAATGGCCTTTTTTATGAGAAAAGGAGCAGATTGTTTGTCAAAATGGGTTGGTGAATCAGAACGGCAATTGAGATTGTTGTTTGAGCAGGCTCAACAAATGAAACCGtccattatatttttcgatgaaattgaTGGTCTTGCACCTGTCAGAAGTACCAAGCAAGATCAAATTCATGCTAGCATCGTATCTACCCTTTTAGCACTTATGGATGGTCTTAGTGACAGAGGAGAG gTTATAGTAATTGGCGCAACAAATAGAATAGATGCAATTGATCCTGCATTACGAAGACCTGGTCGTTTTGATCGTgaattattctttcctttgcctgcaatgaaagaaagattagaaattttaaagATTCATGTTAATAAATGGGAAAATCCACCAACTGAACAATTGTTAGAAATATTAGCCGAAAAGGCAACTGGTTATTGCGGTTCGGATTTAAGAGCTTTATGTACCGAAGCAGTACTACAAGGATTAAGAAGAACATATCCACAAATTTACATGACCAGCAATAGATTGCTTTTGGATCCTCGACAAGTAGAA gtaaaaaaacaagattttaTGCAGGCTAGTTCTACTCTAATTCCATCATCACAGAGAGTAACTCCTTGTGCAGGTAGAAAATTGCAGCCTTTTATGGAGCCTCTATTAGGTCCTCCATTAGAAGAATTGATTGGTTTAGTAAAAGGAATATTTCCTCAAGGTGTCAATCCTGCTATGGCAAa agTGAAAGTTACTAAAGGAATACATCGTCCAAGGTTATTAGTTTCTGGTGGTAATTTGTCTAAAGGTCAAGGACCTCATTTAGCACAGGCTCTGCTACATCATATGGAACATTTACCAGTACAAACATTAGATGTTAGTACACTTTTTGCAGAGAGTGCACGATCTCCAGAAGAAACCTGTGTGCAG gtGTTTAATGAAGCTACCAGAAATGTACCgtccattatttatatacgttcgATTGATCAATGGTGGCCATTAGTTCCAGAGACTGTAAAAGCTGTTTTTTTGTGTCGTATTGCAGCGCTTGATACTTCATTGCCTATATTAATTCTTGCAACTAGTGACGAAACATATCAAGATCTTCCTatgcaattaaaaaatcttttcagtGAACTCCGTGGCGAAGTATATACTTTGAAAATTCCAAATTCGGAACAAagatcgaaatttttcaaaccTATATTTATGATTCAAAGTTTAAGACAACCACAAATTAAAGATAACAAAGTTCAAGTATTAAAGGAACTTCCTTTGGCTCCAGATCCAATGCCAAAGAAGTTAtccgacgaagagaaaaagatgttgtatgaaaaagaagaagtatcTTTAAGAGAACTTAGAATTTTCTTGAGAGAAATATGTGCCAAACTTGCTAGGAATCGACA atttttTATGTTCACCAAACCAGTAGATACCGAAGAAGTACCCgattataatatgataataaagcAACCTATGGATTTAGAAACTATGATGACTAAAATTGATATGCATTGTTATCTATGCGCTCGAGATTTTCTGGATGATATTGATCTTATTTGTAGAAATGCATTGGAATATAATCCAGATAG CTTGCGTGATAGGCCCTCCCTTGGGATATTGAAGAG GGATCCAGCGGATAAATTGATTAGACACCGTGCCTGTTCTCTTCGTGATAATGCATATGCATTGATAAAGGCTGAATTGGATTCTGATTTTGAAGATAAATGTcgtgaaatatctaaaaatcgtaaaattattgaaacCGATCATAAAAACGAAACGCAAACTAAAGTTACAAAAACAGAACTTACATTGCCaaatgagaaaaatgagaaaaaagattcggAGTTAGTAAACAATACATTGTCTGTGAACGGGAAAAGATTTAGTCATTCCAGAAAACGCAAGATTCCTGCTTGGGCCAGAGGTTACGTAAAGAAggtgcaaaagaaaaagaaaattagctTTGACGATAATATACCTGAAGTAAACAACAAGGTGTGTCTAACTAATGAAACCTCAGTTGGTATAGATCTAGAGAAATTTCAAGAATTTGAAACAGAAGCAAATAGTGTTTTAAATGGTCATGTGCCATTATTTGATAACACTGATTCTGAGAATGATTCACAAAACGAAAACTCCAAGGATATACAATTAAATCACAATGACAATATAGTAGAACAGCGAATTGATGATCTTGAAAATACGGAAATATGTTTCATAGAAGATGATAAGAATATTGGAAATGATGTTTCAAGTTCATCATCCAGACGAGAAAGTTTAGATGAATTGTCATTTGCAATTGAGAGTGATTCTAGTCCATCAAAAGTTGATGAAAACGATAaagttattatcgataaaaatgaactTGAAACTGCATGGTTGCACACTGTAAAAGTTACAAAGGATTTTCCTGTGGAGGTATTGTGTGACATTTATGTGCAATTAAGTAGGTGTGTAGGAAGATACGCGCATCATTATGATAGAAAATCACTGCCAAag GACTTACTCAAGGAACTGGAAAGATTTGAAGAGTACAAGACAAGTTTGTATGAGAAAGCACAACATAATGTTAGTCAACTAAATACACAGTAG